Proteins from one Chroococcidiopsis sp. CCMEE 29 genomic window:
- a CDS encoding M20 family metallopeptidase: protein MLTRIKDIAIKLAPRLIEIRRHIHSHPELSGQEYQTAAFVAGVLSSNGVHVQEAVGKTGVVGEVQGTGSTDSLLAIRSDMDALPIQERTGLEYASRASGIMHACGHDVHTTVGLGTAMVLSQLADELPGNVRFVFQPAEETAQGASWMVKDGAMDKVRAILSLHVFPSIPAGSVGIRYGALTAAADDLEIIIVGESGHGARPHEAIDAIWIAAQVITTLQQAISRTQNPLRPVVLSIGQISGGRAPNVIADQVKLLGTVRSLHPETRANLPKWISQIVAHVCDTYGARYEVNYRPGTPGVQNDLFLSQLLQTAAEEAWGSDRVQVLTEPSLGAEDFSLYLEHAPGAMFRLGVGYEDRAINYPLHHPQFEVNESAILTGVITLAYSAYKYFQQSNGYLKGC, encoded by the coding sequence ATGCTGACCCGTATTAAAGATATAGCGATAAAACTAGCGCCTCGTTTAATTGAAATCCGCCGACACATCCACAGTCACCCGGAATTGAGCGGTCAAGAGTACCAAACAGCTGCCTTTGTTGCTGGTGTTCTGTCTTCCAATGGGGTTCATGTGCAAGAAGCAGTAGGTAAGACTGGCGTAGTCGGTGAAGTTCAAGGAACTGGCAGTACTGATAGCCTGCTGGCAATTCGCTCTGATATGGATGCCCTGCCGATTCAGGAACGCACTGGTTTAGAGTATGCTTCTCGGGCATCAGGGATTATGCATGCCTGTGGTCATGATGTACACACCACTGTGGGACTGGGAACGGCAATGGTGCTTTCTCAGTTGGCAGATGAGTTACCAGGTAATGTGCGCTTTGTGTTCCAGCCAGCGGAAGAGACTGCCCAAGGAGCTAGTTGGATGGTAAAAGATGGGGCAATGGACAAGGTTAGGGCAATTCTATCTTTGCACGTTTTTCCCTCTATCCCAGCCGGTTCGGTAGGGATTCGGTATGGTGCTCTGACAGCAGCAGCAGACGATCTAGAAATCATCATTGTTGGAGAATCAGGACATGGAGCACGACCCCATGAAGCGATAGATGCGATCTGGATTGCTGCACAAGTGATTACGACACTCCAGCAAGCGATTAGCCGGACGCAAAACCCCTTACGTCCGGTGGTGTTGAGTATCGGGCAAATTAGCGGTGGACGAGCGCCGAACGTGATTGCCGATCAGGTGAAGTTGTTGGGAACCGTGCGATCGCTTCATCCTGAAACCCGTGCCAATTTACCTAAATGGATTTCGCAAATCGTTGCTCATGTATGCGATACTTATGGCGCTCGTTATGAAGTTAACTACCGTCCTGGCACACCAGGAGTGCAAAATGATTTATTCCTGTCCCAGTTGTTACAGACTGCTGCTGAAGAAGCATGGGGGAGCGATCGCGTCCAAGTCTTAACTGAACCATCCTTGGGTGCCGAAGATTTCTCCTTATATCTGGAACACGCCCCTGGTGCTATGTTTCGACTGGGAGTAGGCTACGAAGACAGAGCTATTAACTATCCATTACATCATCCCCAGTTTGAAGTGAATGAATCTGCAATTCTCACCGGCGTTATCACTTTGGCATATAGC